The genomic region GTTCCATCTGGAGAGCCAGGAGAACGGCCTGCTATTCGTTGGCTACTCTGCGGGTATTGTCCTGGGGTCTTACCTGACCAAGCGTTTCTTGAATCGCTACTCGCCTGAGCGGATCCTGATGGCGTCCCTGGTTGCGCTGACGGGGTTGGCAGCGCTTGCGCCGCTGGTGCTCCAGGCATTCAACCTGGTCACGGCGCCGGCGATAGTGGTGTACGGCTTTTTGGTTGCCCTTGGCTGTGGGCTGTCCTCACCGCTGCTGTTGGGGATCAGTTTGCATGGCCAGGCCAAACACGCCGGCACCGGGAGTGCACTGCAGGGGGCTATCAAGATGGCCGGCGCTGCATTGGCGCTGTACTTTTTCTCTGAGGGGCACACCAGTACGGCGATGGGACTGATGCTGGGGATTTTGGTCATGGCGTTGTTTTGCCTGTTCGCCATCGCCCTGGCCCAGCGTATTGCCAGCAGGTCTGTGGCAACCGCCTGAAAAGGAGCGAGGGCGTAACGCTCTCGCCCACGGTCCTTTACCTGCCAGGTTACAGCGCGAACTGCGCGAAGCTCACACCCGCACCCGCCGGGCGCACATCCTTGAGGAACGAATCCTTGTCGGCGCTCAGCTCCAGGGTAATCTCCGGCTTGCGCTTGCCCGCATTGCGCACCACCAGGCCTTCGAGTTTTTCGCGCAGGAACACGGTCGGCACCTTCAGGTGCAGCAACTGGTCGGTCTCGGCGTTGTGCATCAACAGGTGGAGCCACTCGTACTGGCCCACGGCAATCCGCGCCACTGGCAGGTCGAACCACCAGATGTTGCGTTTGCGGTCCAGGTCGGTGAAGTGGCAGTTGTTGACGCCGAGTACGGCACCGCCCAGTTCCTGGTTTCTACGGGCAATGGCCTGCGCTTTATTGAGTTTCATAATCTTCCTACGGGATCTGTTATTCAGCCGTGTAGCCTGAATGTGCCGGGCATTCTCGTGGGTTGGGGGCAAAACATAAAGCCAAACCTGCAAAGGCTGATGAAATGCCCGGGGAAAATAATTGAAACTCTGCCGAACGGCCTTGGGTCAATCATCAGGTAGTGACCAAAACCATTGATTGTTATCAGGAGTAATACCATGGGCAGCACTTCCGATAAGGTAAAAGGCATGGCTAACGAGGCGGCCGGGAACGTCAAGCAAGGCGTCGGCAAGGCCACAGATAACGACAAGCTGCGTGCTGAAGGCGTGGTCCAAGAGAAAAAAGGCGAAGCGCAGCAAGCAGTGGGCAAGACCAAGGACGCGGTAAAAAAAGCCACTGAATAAGGTGTGGTGCTGGT from Pseudomonas synxantha harbors:
- a CDS encoding CsbD family protein, with protein sequence MGSTSDKVKGMANEAAGNVKQGVGKATDNDKLRAEGVVQEKKGEAQQAVGKTKDAVKKATE